The region GAATAAAATCACGTGCCCAACCTGCAGAAGGAACATCAAAATGACGGACCTACAAGCAAACACGTCACTCAAAAAGACAGTTCAGGCGCTGATCCTAGGAAACGTGGATGTGTTGAAGAATGTAAACAAGGAACAGGAGACGAAGGAAGAGGAAACAAACGGTAATTACAGATATAAGTATACAGTTTAGAGCAGATACAGTGTGTTTCACAATTAAATAACTGACGctgatattttatgttgTAGGTAAGacagaaaataaacaggaTAAGATATCACTGTTCAACATTGagagtttgaaaaggtaaaaCGAGAGATATTCGCAGTAAATAGGCTTAAGTATGCAGAATAAAAGCGTTTACAGCAAAAATTATGATAATTCGTAGGCAAAAGGTCCAGGTGGACAAGTACCTGGCCAAATATCGCACCTATAAAAACctaatttgattttaaatagaCATAtgtgattaaaaataacatctgtatactaataaataacatctGAGCAAGATGAGCCGATAATGGAGACGTAGATGGAGCCCGGTGTGTAAAGATTATTAGGAACCtgcaataaaaaatcaaacgATACGAATTCTGCACATTAAGGATCGGAAACagtttatttcaaaagCCAAGAATCCGGGGGTCTTTCAGAACTAAGAACACGAAAGGAATCATAAATTGATAATCTTGCGAAAGCGGCAAACTATATGAAACAGAAGcattatacacacattagACAgcagtttaaatattcaaaaatacaaatcaatattgtacaaaaatcACAAAGCTCCCaaggattaaaaatacattttcGCTCCTTACTGAAACATCTGAGGCTAATATAGTGCAAACAGGAAACAGAGAGAGATTATGTATCATAGAGCTTAATCACAGATCCGATATCTCAACCACTTATGAACCGCAATAGCATATGGTAGCGATATAAGCACAATCCGTAGCGCGGctgtttgtatttttacatattgGTAGTATTTTGGACATTTTAGGTTACACTGATCACTACTGGCCCTTTCCTCTTATATTCAGGCCATTTGTAGCGAATCGTTGTTTtggttaaaatattcttaCCAGGGttgcatattttaaatctttcACTGGGTTTCCCTCTCAGTGTGCATGTGTCGccaaattaatttagttatatttacttatatcGCCgctaaaaaatatacacaggCTGTgaaattattgtatttttattttataatggaTCGTTCTCCTTGCTACACCGTTGTACTTAATTCTTAGATTTCCATCTCTGATCATTGAAAAATCGGTTTATTTAAAGCAGTTAATAACAAGTTTAGAATCGCATAAAATTTagtatatttatcattGAAATAAAGATTTTTACAAATGGACTTAGAATTGGACAGTGTAATTGAGCGTCTGCTCGAGGTTCGCGGGAACCGTCCCATAAAATCCGTACAGCTCAGCGAGGACGAGATCAGAGGCTTGTGCATTAAAAGTCGAGAGATTTTCTTATCGCAATCAATTTTACTTGAGCTCGAGGCTCCCATAAAAATTTGCGGCGATATTCACGGTCAGTACTACGACCTTCTTCGTCTCTTCGAGTACGGTGGATTCCCTCCCGTTTCCAACTACTTGTTTTTGGGTGACTACGTAGACAGGGGAAAGCAAAGTCTTGAGACTATTTGTCTACTTTTAGCTTACAAGATTAAGTACCCGGAAAATTTCTTTTTGCTCCGAGGAAATCACGAGTGTGCATCTATAAATCGTATATATGGCTTCTACGACGAATGTAagttttatctatttattcattCACAATGGCTGAAACGGCCACTTAtgtattcttttttatGAGTACACACTCTAGTGTGTGCACACTTTATCCCTGATTCAGGTAAACGCAGATATAGTATAAAGTTATGGAAGGCCTTTACCGACTGTTTTAATTGTTTGCCTGTAGCGGCAATCATAGACGACAAGATATTCTGTATGCACGGAGGCCTATCCCCAGAGTTAACCACGATGGATCAAATTAGGCAAATTTCACGGCCTACTGACGTCCCGGATACAGGATTGTTGTGTGACCTTCTGTGGAGTGACCCCGACCCGAATACCACCGGTTGGGGTGAGAACGACAGGGGTGTGTCGTTCACTTTCGGTTCCGATATAGTTGTAAATTTTCTTGTAAAACATGAGTTGGATTTAATTTGTCGTGCTCACCAGGTCGTGGAGGATGGATATGAGTTCTTTTCGAAGCGTCGGCTTGTTACCCTCTTCAGTGCACCCAATTATTGCGGTGAATTTGATAATGCCGGTGCAATGATGAGTGTAGACAAGACTCTGATGTGTTCATTTCAAGTACGTCGCTGTTTATATTGCTATTCACTTCCACATAGTAGTTACTACAACTactattattgttactactactgttaacAGCATTAGTATtggtactactactattgttactactactgttaacAGCATTAGTATTGgtactaccactattactactgctattactactactgatattgttactactgCTATCACTACTACTTGTAGTACCactattattgttactactgctattgttactactactgatACTACTGTTAATAACATTAGTACTACTGATATTAATTTTCTCTTTAGATCCTTAAGCCTGTTGACCGAAAAAGGATTAAGTAatagttaatttttttacactCATCACACATTCATGTTAAGTATGACATAAGTGGCGCGTACATGGGATTTTATTGACATTTTACAAGAGGGTGAGTGCCCTGTAAAAGTTAGAGTCCATGACGTTGCAGTCAATGAGCCTCAGTCCGTAGTGCTCAAGTATGAACTTGAGAATCTTTATGGTAACCTGAATATTCATGAGCTAGTTGCCACTGGAGTTAGTAATGGTGGCATTGGTGGCAGTGGTAACCGTAATATCAATAAAGTAGCAGTGCGCGCAGTAACTGACTTTGCAGCTAATGTACTTACGTATTGTCTGGTGCAGTGCGATACAAAAAGTGTGATTGATAGGTTGTGCGAGGGAATTCCCATCACGACTGAGCCCGAAATGTCCGAGTGCCCAAAGCCCTCGCACAAGTTATTGTCCCTGTCCAGAAATGCGAATTTTTGAAACCCTAGCGAAAAGCGACCCTGGAACATCCCTAAAATTATATCAATTTCCCAAAGGCAACAGATGCGCGTGTATAAACACGTGTAAAAAGATGCAagtgtaataaaatgagCAGGTAGGCGGAGACTAAGTAACTGCTAGTTCAAAAGTACCTAAAAAGAATCTGTGCAGAAACGACTTGTCGTGgttgttgtttttcatCACCTCGGCCAGTAGATCCGCCGACACCAGTGACCCGGATAGCACTGAGTAGTAAAACAGAGCCAGGGACAGCGCGTTGGCCCGTGCGTTCAGGAAAGGAACCGAGTTCTCGTAGAACTCCCTGTAGTTTGCGACAATCGGGTCTATCATGTT is a window of Theileria orientalis strain Shintoku DNA, chromosome 2, complete genome DNA encoding:
- a CDS encoding serine/threonine protein phosphatase 1, PP1-gamma catalytic subunit; its protein translation is MDLELDSVIERLLEVRGNRPIKSVQLSEDEIRGLCIKSREIFLSQSILLELEAPIKICGDIHGQYYDLLRLFEYGGFPPVSNYLFLGDYVDRGKQSLETICLLLAYKIKYPENFFLLRGNHECASINRIYGFYDECKRRYSIKLWKAFTDCFNCLPVAAIIDDKIFCMHGGLSPELTTMDQIRQISRPTDVPDTGLLCDLLWSDPDPNTTGWGENDRGVSFTFGSDIVVNFLVKHELDLICRAHQVVEDGYEFFSKRRLVTLFSAPNYCGEFDNAGAMMSVDKTLMCSFQGECPVKVRVHDVAVNEPQSVVLKYELENLYGNLNIHELVATGVSNGGIGGSGNRNINKVAVRAVTDFAANVLTYCLVQCDTKSVIDRLCEGIPITTEPEMSECPKPSHKLLSLSRNANF